One genomic segment of Hymenobacter psoromatis includes these proteins:
- a CDS encoding murein hydrolase activator EnvC family protein, giving the protein MVYPAFVRYFAGRRLARCILSLVVTFFLSFLLRRVGLVWLLLGLLAGPALAQHRPARKAGHAAKTSRAAKPSRVAHKSARPTPRPHGKSKAQLEGERQANLARIQEAGKVLTQTTQKKQATLGQLNVIKEKLTVKQGQIQHISTQLHGIETNVHQTVRQVLSTQEQLARLKAEYGRLLYLASKTSSGYNQLLFLFASESFNQFVRRLRYVRQYTEERQQQARRIVGTQQQLGQELNGLTKQRKQQKSLLTTQLVESRNLQGLKVEQDEVVQQLSQQEQGLRQELAQRQQAVARLDELIAQRVREEIARAARAARLAAARRAARSAAAARRASERPAANNPPPAAREDDDTASPESDAPEETRADRRASRVALTPETAVLSSNFAGNRGRLPWPVARGFVAQHFGRHPHPVLRHVMVDNRGVDIQTNEGEAVRAVFAGRVLTVAQVPGMNTIVMIQHGEYFTVYAKLHGVTVHEGQQVSAREAIGTAALDTDGTSQVQFQVWRNSANLNPESWLGRK; this is encoded by the coding sequence ATGGTCTACCCCGCATTCGTGCGTTATTTTGCGGGGCGGCGGCTTGCCCGCTGCATCCTGTCTTTGGTGGTAACCTTTTTTCTGTCTTTTCTGCTGCGGCGCGTGGGGCTGGTCTGGCTGCTGCTGGGGCTGCTGGCGGGGCCGGCGCTGGCGCAGCATCGCCCGGCCAGGAAAGCGGGCCATGCGGCCAAAACATCCCGCGCGGCTAAGCCGTCGCGGGTCGCGCACAAGTCGGCGCGCCCTACCCCCCGCCCGCACGGCAAGAGCAAGGCGCAGCTGGAGGGCGAGCGGCAGGCCAACCTGGCCCGCATTCAGGAGGCTGGGAAGGTATTGACCCAGACCACCCAGAAAAAGCAGGCTACGCTGGGTCAGCTCAACGTCATCAAGGAGAAGCTGACGGTGAAGCAGGGCCAGATTCAGCACATCTCGACTCAGCTGCACGGCATCGAAACCAACGTGCACCAAACCGTGCGGCAGGTGCTGAGCACCCAGGAGCAGCTGGCTCGCCTCAAGGCCGAGTACGGCCGGCTGCTGTACCTGGCCTCCAAAACGAGCAGCGGCTACAACCAGCTGCTATTTTTGTTCGCCTCGGAGTCGTTCAACCAGTTTGTGCGGCGGCTGCGCTACGTGCGCCAGTACACCGAGGAGCGCCAGCAGCAGGCCCGGCGCATCGTGGGCACCCAGCAGCAGTTGGGCCAGGAGTTGAACGGCCTTACCAAGCAACGGAAACAGCAAAAAAGCCTGCTCACTACCCAGTTGGTAGAAAGCCGTAACCTGCAAGGCCTCAAAGTAGAGCAGGATGAGGTGGTGCAGCAGCTCAGCCAGCAGGAGCAGGGCCTGCGCCAGGAGCTGGCCCAGCGCCAGCAGGCCGTGGCCCGCCTCGATGAGCTGATTGCCCAGCGCGTGCGCGAGGAAATAGCCCGCGCCGCACGGGCTGCCCGCCTCGCCGCGGCTCGCCGCGCCGCCCGCTCGGCCGCCGCTGCCCGCCGCGCCAGCGAAAGGCCAGCCGCCAACAACCCGCCGCCAGCCGCCAGAGAGGACGACGATACCGCCAGCCCCGAAAGCGACGCGCCCGAAGAAACCCGCGCCGACCGCCGTGCCAGTCGGGTGGCCCTCACGCCCGAAACGGCCGTGCTCTCGTCCAACTTTGCCGGCAACCGGGGGCGGTTGCCCTGGCCGGTGGCCCGCGGCTTCGTGGCCCAGCACTTCGGGCGGCACCCGCACCCGGTGCTGCGCCACGTTATGGTCGATAACCGGGGCGTGGACATTCAGACCAACGAGGGTGAGGCGGTGCGAGCCGTATTCGCGGGCCGGGTGCTGACCGTGGCTCAGGTACCGGGCATGAACACCATCGTCATGATTCAGCACGGCGAGTACTTCACCGTGTATGCCAAGCTGCACGGCGTGACCGTGCACGAGGGCCAGCAGGTGAGCGCCCGCGAGGCCATCGGCACGGCCGCGCTCGACACCGATGGCACCTCGCAAGTGCAGTTCCAAGTGTGGCGCAACTCGGCTAATCTCAACCCGGAGAGTTGGCTAGGGAGGAAGTAA
- a CDS encoding nucleoside deaminase — MDYFMQAAIDEARQGRREGGIPIGSVLRRGEQIVSRGHNRRVQAQDPIAHGEMDALRNAGRQRTYRDTVLYTTLMPCYMCAGTIVQFKIPKIVVGEAQTFGESLDFLQAHGVEVEILNSPECVEMMREFIAAEPALWNEDIMEL; from the coding sequence ATGGACTATTTCATGCAGGCCGCCATTGACGAGGCGCGGCAGGGCCGCCGCGAGGGCGGCATTCCGATTGGCTCGGTGCTGCGGCGCGGCGAACAGATAGTGAGCCGGGGCCACAACCGGCGCGTGCAAGCGCAAGACCCCATCGCCCACGGCGAAATGGATGCCCTGCGCAACGCCGGTCGCCAGCGCACCTACCGCGACACCGTGCTCTACACCACCCTGATGCCCTGCTACATGTGCGCCGGCACTATCGTGCAGTTCAAAATTCCGAAAATAGTGGTGGGCGAGGCCCAGACCTTCGGCGAGTCGCTGGACTTTCTGCAAGCCCACGGCGTGGAGGTCGAAATCCTGAATTCGCCTGAGTGCGTGGAAATGATGCGCGAGTTTATCGCAGCCGAGCCGGCGCTGTGGAACGAGGATATTATGGAGCTGTAA
- a CDS encoding gliding motility-associated C-terminal domain-containing protein, whose translation MKIIFYTICCLLTLRTQGQHLPAGHPAAPLGLPEAPPSLEFVSNKGQWPSAVRYAAAVPGGHLCLEPGGLRYVFIEPIEHPHMGPANHAPAGAQASRAAQPAAVAPAPLPPPTGAEAAAPVRGHQLRVRFVGADEATPLLPDQPTGEVRNYLHGNDPAQWARAVPGYRQVRYQAPWPGVAARFYENATQHLEYDFEVAAGANAGRVQLRYEGATGLTLSGDGLLHVGTSVGELTELAPHAYQLDPATGARQAVACRYRLAAAEGRVSFELGAYDHGRPLVIDPTVLFSTYSGARGSNWGFTATYDAAGNLYSGGIVLDDMLAVVSFPNTTGAFQTTFGGLIDIALIKYNPAVNGAASRVWATYLGGNRADFPSSLVVNAQNELLVLGSTASTNFPTTDGALQRGFAGGIPVQPFGYTQQDFYTVPGTDLVISRLSADGSSLRASTYLGGSGNDGMAAYDPTSSTRQLPQNYGDALRGDILTDAQGNVYVASVSGSVNFPVTSGSFGPSSRGGTCDAVVVKLPPALDRLTWSGYLGGTAADAAYSVQLGAGGAVYVAGGTLSKNMPGTVGGYQPSNQGSVDGFVARIAADGHTVERATYLGTSDYDQAFFVQLGSDGGVYVLGQSLGAWPVSAGVYSNAGSRQFIQKLSSDLDKSLISTVFGSGRATLDISPTAFLVDQCDRVYACGWGGAVNQNVYAYRGFNDRNGSTDGMPTTPNAVRTTPDTPGFGSDFYLAQFAPGLTGLSYATYYGDPTPYSEGDHVDGGTSRFDPRGIVYAAACSCFNHNGFPVPQGAFSFSTVNGSKPIPGYDALCNNAAFKLNFEPTVASVGPSQALCATSPPLKLGGTPAGGIWAGPGVSGSVATGFLFTPTLALAGSQVLTYTVPGATLACTATAQLTITVGTQQQAVAAALPTVCANNGPVPLTGGSPAGGVWTGPGVSSPGAGTYVFTPTPALAGSQVLTYTLPASLACGTPGSQARATIEVLGIATLAVAPDTVLCPGSAQAFRLRATPAGGTWSGPGVTAAGLFTPPATPGTAVLTYTVNAGTACPVVATRRVTLLAAPVLAPALVAGPCVPSAVAPVVVHFRQDAATLPPDAVLTWSFGDDSTAVTTGLDVTHTYLKAGTYRPRVRLNFNLGRCGQALALPPVEVQAMLIPNVFTPNGDGQNDRFAPRLGGCPPRLQVFSRWGQLVYENAAYQNIWDAAGVAVGVYYYLLSPPDGAAPMKGWVEVVR comes from the coding sequence ATGAAAATAATCTTTTACACTATCTGTTGCCTGCTCACGCTGCGCACCCAGGGTCAGCACCTGCCGGCGGGCCACCCCGCCGCCCCGCTGGGCCTTCCCGAAGCCCCGCCCAGCCTGGAGTTTGTTTCCAATAAAGGCCAGTGGCCCAGCGCCGTGCGCTACGCGGCAGCCGTGCCGGGCGGCCACCTGTGCCTGGAGCCGGGCGGCCTGCGCTACGTATTTATTGAGCCCATTGAGCACCCGCACATGGGGCCCGCCAACCACGCCCCGGCCGGCGCGCAAGCTAGCCGCGCGGCCCAGCCGGCGGCCGTGGCCCCGGCCCCCCTACCCCCCCCTACCGGCGCGGAGGCCGCCGCGCCCGTGCGCGGCCACCAGCTGCGAGTGCGCTTCGTGGGGGCCGATGAGGCTACCCCCCTGCTACCCGACCAACCCACCGGCGAGGTGCGCAACTACCTGCACGGCAACGACCCCGCCCAGTGGGCCCGCGCCGTGCCCGGCTACCGGCAGGTGCGCTACCAAGCACCCTGGCCGGGGGTAGCCGCCCGCTTTTATGAGAACGCGACCCAGCACTTGGAGTACGATTTTGAGGTGGCGGCCGGGGCCAATGCCGGGCGGGTGCAGCTGCGCTACGAGGGCGCTACCGGTCTCACCCTCAGCGGGGATGGCCTGCTGCACGTAGGCACATCGGTGGGCGAGCTAACGGAGCTGGCCCCGCACGCTTACCAGCTCGACCCGGCCACCGGGGCGCGCCAAGCGGTGGCCTGCCGCTACCGCCTGGCGGCGGCCGAGGGGCGGGTATCATTCGAGCTGGGGGCCTACGACCACGGCCGGCCGCTGGTGATTGACCCCACGGTGCTGTTCTCGACTTACTCCGGGGCGCGGGGTAGCAACTGGGGCTTCACGGCGACCTACGACGCGGCGGGCAACCTGTACTCGGGCGGCATTGTGCTGGATGATATGCTGGCCGTGGTGAGCTTTCCGAACACGACGGGTGCGTTTCAGACCACGTTTGGTGGGCTGATTGACATCGCGCTTATTAAGTATAACCCGGCCGTGAATGGCGCGGCTTCGCGGGTGTGGGCGACGTACCTGGGCGGCAACCGGGCCGATTTTCCGAGCAGTCTGGTGGTGAACGCGCAGAATGAGTTGCTGGTGCTGGGCAGCACGGCTTCCACCAATTTTCCGACCACCGACGGGGCGTTGCAGCGTGGCTTCGCGGGGGGAATTCCAGTGCAGCCTTTCGGCTATACACAACAGGATTTCTATACGGTTCCGGGCACCGACCTCGTGATTTCGCGCCTGAGCGCCGACGGTAGCTCACTGCGGGCCTCGACCTACCTGGGCGGCAGCGGCAACGACGGCATGGCGGCCTACGACCCCACTTCCAGCACCCGGCAGTTGCCCCAGAACTACGGCGACGCATTGCGCGGCGACATCCTGACCGATGCCCAGGGCAACGTGTACGTGGCCTCGGTGAGCGGCTCTGTCAATTTTCCGGTGACGAGCGGCAGCTTCGGCCCTAGTTCCCGTGGCGGCACCTGCGACGCGGTGGTGGTGAAGCTGCCGCCCGCGCTGGACCGCCTCACCTGGAGCGGCTACCTGGGCGGTACCGCCGCCGATGCCGCCTACTCGGTGCAGCTGGGCGCGGGCGGCGCGGTGTACGTGGCGGGCGGCACGCTCAGCAAAAACATGCCGGGCACAGTGGGCGGCTACCAGCCCAGCAACCAGGGCAGCGTGGATGGCTTCGTAGCCCGTATCGCGGCCGATGGCCACACCGTGGAGCGCGCTACCTACTTGGGAACCAGCGACTACGACCAGGCTTTTTTTGTGCAGCTAGGCTCCGATGGTGGAGTATACGTGCTGGGCCAGTCGCTGGGCGCGTGGCCGGTATCGGCGGGCGTGTACAGCAATGCGGGCAGCCGGCAGTTTATTCAAAAGCTGAGCTCCGATTTGGATAAGTCCTTAATCAGCACGGTGTTCGGCAGTGGGCGCGCTACGCTCGACATCTCGCCCACGGCCTTTTTGGTGGACCAGTGCGACCGGGTGTACGCCTGCGGCTGGGGTGGAGCGGTTAACCAGAATGTTTACGCCTACCGGGGCTTTAATGACCGCAACGGCTCGACCGACGGGATGCCCACCACCCCCAACGCCGTGCGCACCACGCCCGATACGCCCGGCTTCGGCTCCGATTTCTACCTGGCGCAGTTTGCGCCCGGTCTCACGGGCCTGAGCTACGCCACCTACTACGGTGACCCTACCCCCTATTCGGAGGGCGACCACGTGGACGGCGGCACCTCGCGCTTCGACCCGCGGGGCATCGTGTACGCGGCCGCCTGCTCGTGCTTTAACCATAACGGCTTTCCGGTGCCGCAAGGCGCGTTTTCGTTCTCCACCGTCAATGGCTCGAAGCCCATTCCGGGCTACGACGCACTCTGCAACAACGCGGCTTTCAAGCTGAATTTTGAACCTACCGTGGCTTCGGTGGGCCCCAGCCAGGCGCTGTGCGCCACCTCGCCCCCGCTGAAGCTGGGCGGCACGCCGGCCGGCGGCATTTGGGCCGGGCCGGGCGTATCGGGCTCGGTGGCAACGGGATTTCTCTTCACCCCTACCCTGGCCCTGGCTGGCAGCCAAGTGCTCACCTACACCGTGCCGGGGGCCACGCTGGCCTGCACCGCCACCGCCCAGCTGACCATAACGGTGGGTACCCAGCAGCAGGCCGTGGCCGCCGCCCTACCCACCGTGTGCGCCAACAACGGCCCGGTGCCGCTCACCGGCGGCTCGCCAGCGGGCGGTGTCTGGACCGGGCCGGGCGTGAGCAGCCCCGGCGCGGGCACCTACGTATTTACCCCTACCCCCGCCCTAGCCGGCTCCCAGGTGCTCACCTACACCCTGCCCGCGAGCCTGGCGTGCGGCACCCCCGGTAGCCAGGCCCGCGCCACCATTGAGGTGCTAGGCATTGCTACGCTGGCCGTAGCCCCCGACACGGTGCTTTGCCCCGGCAGCGCGCAGGCATTTCGGCTGCGGGCCACGCCGGCGGGCGGCACCTGGAGCGGACCGGGCGTGACGGCGGCGGGCCTATTTACACCGCCCGCCACGCCCGGCACGGCGGTACTCACTTACACTGTGAACGCGGGCACCGCCTGCCCGGTGGTGGCCACGCGCCGCGTGACGCTGCTGGCCGCGCCGGTGCTGGCCCCGGCGCTGGTAGCGGGCCCCTGCGTGCCCAGCGCGGTAGCCCCGGTGGTAGTACACTTTCGCCAGGATGCCGCCACCCTACCCCCCGACGCGGTGCTGACCTGGAGCTTCGGCGACGATAGTACGGCCGTGACCACGGGCCTCGACGTGACGCACACCTACCTCAAAGCCGGCACCTACCGGCCGCGCGTACGGCTGAACTTCAACCTGGGCCGCTGCGGGCAAGCGCTGGCCCTACCCCCGGTGGAAGTACAGGCGATGTTGATTCCTAACGTTTTCACCCCCAATGGCGACGGGCAGAACGACCGTTTCGCACCGCGCCTGGGCGGCTGCCCGCCCCGCTTGCAGGTATTTTCGCGCTGGGGCCAGCTGGTGTACGAAAACGCCGCCTACCAAAACATCTGGGACGCCGCGGGCGTGGCCGTTGGCGTTTACTACTACCTGCTCTCCCCGCCCGACGGCGCGGCCCCGATGAAGGGCTGGGTAGAGGTGGTGAGGTAA
- a CDS encoding endonuclease/exonuclease/phosphatase family protein — protein MGRLFSYRFTWLVLLGLLLSTLAERVPGGQLALAPLLALTVPLWLALTAVVALFWALRKRRIALLPLAALALAWPQVQRGLPLHFGQLSVNKYLLSSSSQQVTSNNQLPVGTNQPPAANRQKPAISNQEPAIQTLRLLSANVRIFNVYAHLRRADPAAPARFMAWLAASPADVLCLQEFYQEPAGSAADGNLFRVADKLGVEAGRQVFVSKSLTNSIGAEFGLAIFSRLPIVGRGEIAFGRLSQNHAMWVDVAGPGPHDTVRVFNAHLQSMSLDEKDIVTAGSSRAGLERKGRGLLGRFVRGAAARAWQADTLLAHIARSPYPVLLAGDLNDLPYSYAYNALAGPLQNAWATVGCGPGNTYHGRLPPLLRIDQQFAGPRWRVLACRIYEEIPYSDHFPVEGLYQLK, from the coding sequence GTGGGTCGCTTGTTTTCGTATCGTTTTACCTGGTTGGTGCTGCTGGGCCTGCTGCTGAGCACGCTGGCCGAGCGGGTACCGGGCGGGCAGCTGGCGCTGGCCCCGTTGCTGGCCCTCACGGTGCCGTTGTGGCTGGCCCTCACGGCTGTAGTAGCGCTGTTCTGGGCGCTGCGAAAGCGCCGCATTGCGCTGCTGCCGCTGGCTGCCCTGGCCCTGGCCTGGCCTCAGGTACAGCGCGGCTTACCCCTGCACTTTGGTCAGTTATCAGTTAATAAGTATCTATTATCAAGTAGTAGTCAGCAAGTAACAAGTAACAATCAACTACCGGTCGGCACCAACCAACCGCCGGCAGCCAACCGCCAAAAACCAGCAATCAGTAACCAGGAACCAGCAATCCAAACGCTCCGCCTGCTCTCCGCTAACGTGCGCATTTTCAACGTGTACGCGCACCTGCGGCGGGCCGACCCGGCTGCGCCGGCCCGGTTTATGGCTTGGCTGGCGGCTAGTCCCGCCGACGTGCTGTGCCTCCAGGAATTTTACCAGGAGCCCGCCGGCAGCGCGGCCGACGGCAACCTGTTTCGGGTGGCCGATAAGCTGGGGGTAGAGGCCGGCCGGCAGGTATTTGTTTCTAAAAGCCTGACCAACAGCATCGGGGCCGAGTTTGGGTTGGCAATTTTCTCGCGGCTGCCTATCGTGGGGCGGGGTGAAATCGCCTTCGGTCGGCTCAGCCAGAACCACGCCATGTGGGTGGACGTGGCCGGCCCCGGCCCGCACGATACGGTGCGCGTCTTCAACGCCCACCTTCAAAGTATGAGCCTCGATGAAAAAGACATTGTGACGGCCGGCTCCAGCCGGGCCGGTCTGGAGCGCAAGGGTAGGGGCCTGCTGGGGCGCTTCGTGCGCGGCGCGGCCGCCCGCGCCTGGCAGGCCGATACGCTGCTGGCCCACATCGCCCGCTCGCCCTATCCCGTGCTGCTGGCCGGCGACCTCAACGACCTGCCCTATTCCTACGCCTACAACGCCCTGGCCGGCCCACTCCAAAACGCCTGGGCCACGGTGGGCTGCGGGCCCGGCAACACCTACCACGGCCGCCTACCCCCCCTGTTGCGCATCGACCAGCAATTTGCCGGCCCGCGCTGGCGAGTGCTGGCCTGCCGCATTTATGAGGAGATTCCGTACTCTGACCATTTTCCGGTGGAAGGGCTGTATCAATTGAAGTAG
- the cysS gene encoding cysteine--tRNA ligase, with product MLTLYNTLTRKKESFAPLHPPLVGLYLCGPTVYNDAHLGNARGPIVFDVLTRYLRYRGFQVRYVRNITDVGHLVGDGDEGEDKLARAARAQKLEPMQVAQHYTVRYRQAMAALGCLPPDIEPQASGHITEQIALIEEIIQRGLAYEVNGSVYFDVPKYNAEGGEYGRLSGRVVEELLANTRAELAGQAEKRAPTDFALWKSAAPEHLMRWPSPWGEGFPGWHLECSAMSRKYLGAEFDIHGGGLDLMFPHHECEIAQNEASATPGTGARFWLHNNMLTVNGQKMSKSLGNFITLNEFFQGSSDALSQAYSPMTLRFFFLQAQYRSPIDLSDDALQAARKGYRKLMNGLRLLDSEKLKVKSEEAEIDEQKLVANSQQLNALAAKPFEFLDDDLNTPRALAALFDLLKRFNTLAATPAALAEVSPEAVAAAAATYRTVVVDILGLRDEPRASAEELLTLALGFYQEAKLEKAYDKVDQIRSALKTQGIVIKDTKTGVEWAYSEE from the coding sequence ATGCTGACGCTTTACAACACGCTGACCCGTAAAAAGGAATCTTTCGCGCCCCTGCACCCGCCGCTAGTGGGCCTCTACCTCTGCGGGCCCACTGTGTATAACGATGCCCACCTGGGTAACGCCCGCGGGCCCATTGTGTTTGACGTGCTCACGCGCTATTTGCGCTACCGGGGCTTTCAGGTGCGCTACGTGCGCAATATCACCGACGTGGGCCACCTGGTGGGCGACGGCGACGAGGGCGAAGACAAGCTGGCCCGCGCCGCCCGCGCCCAAAAGCTGGAGCCCATGCAGGTGGCCCAGCACTACACCGTGCGCTACCGCCAGGCGATGGCCGCCCTGGGCTGCCTACCCCCCGATATTGAGCCCCAGGCTAGCGGCCACATCACGGAGCAAATCGCTTTGATTGAGGAAATTATTCAGCGCGGCCTGGCCTATGAGGTCAACGGCTCGGTATATTTCGACGTGCCGAAATACAACGCCGAGGGCGGCGAGTATGGCCGCCTCTCGGGCCGGGTGGTGGAGGAATTATTGGCCAATACCCGCGCCGAGCTGGCCGGGCAGGCGGAAAAGCGCGCCCCTACCGACTTCGCACTCTGGAAAAGCGCGGCCCCCGAGCACCTCATGCGCTGGCCTTCGCCCTGGGGCGAGGGCTTCCCCGGCTGGCACCTGGAGTGCTCGGCCATGAGCCGCAAGTACCTCGGGGCGGAGTTCGACATTCACGGCGGCGGGCTGGATTTGATGTTTCCGCATCACGAATGCGAAATCGCGCAGAACGAGGCCAGTGCCACGCCCGGCACCGGCGCGCGCTTCTGGCTGCACAATAATATGCTGACCGTGAACGGCCAGAAGATGAGCAAGTCGCTGGGCAACTTCATCACCCTCAACGAGTTCTTTCAGGGTAGCAGCGACGCGCTCTCGCAAGCCTACTCGCCCATGACGCTGCGCTTCTTCTTCCTGCAAGCCCAGTATCGCTCGCCCATCGACCTCAGCGACGACGCCCTGCAAGCTGCCCGCAAGGGCTACCGTAAGCTCATGAACGGCCTGCGGCTGCTGGATAGTGAAAAATTAAAAGTGAAGAGTGAAGAAGCAGAAATTGACGAGCAGAAGCTAGTAGCTAACAGCCAGCAGCTAAATGCTTTGGCTGCTAAGCCCTTCGAATTTCTGGATGATGACTTGAATACGCCGCGGGCACTGGCAGCGTTGTTCGACCTGCTCAAGCGCTTCAACACGCTGGCTGCTACCCCCGCCGCGCTGGCCGAAGTGAGCCCCGAAGCCGTGGCCGCCGCCGCCGCCACCTACCGCACGGTTGTGGTGGACATCCTGGGCTTGCGCGACGAGCCCCGCGCCAGCGCCGAAGAATTATTGACCCTGGCTCTGGGTTTTTACCAGGAAGCCAAGTTGGAAAAAGCCTACGATAAGGTAGACCAGATTCGGAGCGCCCTCAAAACGCAGGGCATCGTGATTAAAGACACCAAGACCGGCGTCGAGTGGGCGTACAGTGAAGAGTAG
- a CDS encoding M28 family peptidase — translation MKNLFPRLSLLAAALTLLTACPSEKPAETTSIPAAHALKVPSFNADSAYAYTARQVAFGPRVPNSKAHVACGNYLVATLKRFGLTVREQPFQAMTFDGTQISGRNIIAQYQPTAARRVALFAHWDTRPFADADKGAKKNKPMDGASDGASAVATALEIARVLSLQPDSLAPNVGVDIMLMDAEDWGYEADTQTEKKDQLSEADGNSSWCLGSQYWAKHLVPAGYKAEYGILFDMVGAKDGRFTREGTSLNNARSVVDKIWNTAAKLGYSDYFLFKDTSAILDDHVYTTQAGVPTVDIYDHPPFGDQFFPPYHHTTADNMSIIDRKTLKAVGQTVLQVLYEE, via the coding sequence GTGAAAAACCTCTTTCCCCGCCTGAGCCTCTTGGCCGCCGCGCTCACCTTGCTCACGGCCTGCCCCTCCGAAAAGCCCGCCGAAACCACCAGCATCCCCGCAGCCCACGCGCTCAAAGTGCCGAGTTTCAATGCCGACTCGGCCTACGCCTACACGGCCCGGCAAGTGGCGTTCGGCCCGCGGGTGCCTAACTCAAAGGCGCACGTGGCCTGCGGCAATTACCTGGTGGCTACCCTCAAGCGCTTCGGACTGACGGTGCGCGAGCAGCCATTTCAAGCCATGACCTTTGACGGCACCCAGATTTCGGGCCGCAACATCATTGCGCAGTACCAGCCCACGGCGGCGCGGCGCGTGGCGCTGTTTGCGCACTGGGACACCCGGCCCTTCGCCGATGCCGACAAGGGAGCCAAGAAAAACAAGCCGATGGACGGGGCCAGCGACGGGGCCAGTGCCGTAGCTACGGCCCTCGAAATCGCCCGCGTCCTCAGCCTGCAACCCGACAGCCTGGCCCCCAACGTGGGGGTAGACATTATGCTGATGGATGCCGAGGACTGGGGCTATGAGGCTGATACCCAAACTGAAAAAAAAGACCAGCTCAGCGAGGCCGATGGAAATTCTTCTTGGTGCCTGGGCTCGCAGTATTGGGCCAAGCACCTCGTACCCGCCGGCTACAAGGCCGAGTACGGTATCCTTTTCGACATGGTAGGGGCCAAAGATGGCCGTTTCACCCGCGAGGGTACCTCGCTGAACAACGCCCGCTCAGTGGTAGATAAAATCTGGAATACGGCTGCTAAGCTGGGCTATTCCGACTACTTCCTGTTCAAGGATACCAGCGCTATTCTGGACGACCACGTGTACACGACCCAGGCAGGCGTGCCCACCGTAGACATCTACGACCACCCGCCCTTCGGCGACCAGTTCTTTCCGCCCTACCACCATACTACTGCCGATAACATGAGTATCATCGACCGTAAAACGCTCAAAGCCGTGGGCCAGACCGTGTTGCAGGTGTTGTATGAGGAGTAG
- a CDS encoding DinB family protein, which yields MSTSARDTDEFFDQLTNEVLALRVLSHRHLRPLSSEQLNRRPAYDKWSAAQCLEHLNIVGGYYLPNLKTTLRLAQAKGSAAGKQVRSGWLGRYFTKTTRRKNGLGEELLRRPKEFAPTGVRLTGTVVEAFNRQLDELLRLLLLARQVDAGEVRIPNPLHPWLRLRLTDVLEALVTHIQRYVKQAEQVAVATAGK from the coding sequence ATGAGCACTTCTGCCCGCGACACCGACGAGTTTTTCGACCAGCTCACCAACGAGGTGTTGGCCTTGCGCGTGCTGTCGCACCGGCACCTGCGGCCCCTCTCCTCCGAGCAGCTCAACCGCCGCCCGGCCTACGATAAGTGGAGCGCGGCCCAGTGCCTGGAACACCTCAACATCGTGGGCGGCTACTATTTACCCAACCTTAAAACCACCCTGCGCCTGGCCCAGGCCAAAGGCTCGGCAGCCGGCAAGCAGGTACGCAGCGGCTGGTTGGGCCGCTATTTTACGAAAACCACCCGGCGCAAAAATGGCTTGGGCGAAGAGCTGCTGCGCCGCCCCAAAGAATTTGCCCCCACCGGCGTGCGCCTCACCGGCACGGTAGTCGAAGCCTTCAACCGTCAGCTCGATGAGCTACTACGCCTGCTGCTGCTGGCCCGCCAGGTCGATGCCGGCGAGGTGCGCATCCCCAATCCTCTTCACCCCTGGCTCCGCCTGCGCCTCACCGATGTGCTCGAAGCCCTCGTCACCCATATCCAGCGCTACGTGAAGCAGGCCGAGCAAGTGGCCGTAGCTACGGCCGGTAAATGA